A single window of Pseudomonas lijiangensis DNA harbors:
- a CDS encoding glycine betaine ABC transporter substrate-binding protein has translation MNMRKILGAGAALVLAASSTLAIAETKTLTIGYVEGWSDSVATTHVAAEVLKEKLGYDVKLQSVAAGIMWQAVATDKLDMMLSAWLPGTHGEYYTKYKDQVVNYGPNFKDAKIGLIVPEYVKAQTIEDLKTDDSFKKKITGIDAGSGVMLKTDQAIKDYGLDGYKLQASSGAGMIAELTRAEKRKESIVVTGWVPHWMFAKWKLRFLEDPKSVYGAAETVDNVASLSLEKKAPDVVAFLKKFQWESKDEIGEVMLAIQDGAKPDAAAKEWVAKHPERVAAWTAK, from the coding sequence ATGAATATGCGAAAAATTCTGGGGGCAGGTGCCGCGCTGGTACTGGCTGCCAGCTCCACGCTGGCCATTGCTGAAACCAAGACACTGACTATCGGCTACGTCGAAGGCTGGTCCGACAGTGTCGCCACGACCCACGTCGCCGCCGAAGTGCTCAAGGAAAAACTGGGCTATGACGTCAAGTTGCAATCCGTTGCAGCCGGGATCATGTGGCAGGCAGTGGCCACCGACAAACTGGACATGATGCTGTCGGCCTGGTTGCCTGGCACTCATGGCGAGTACTACACCAAATACAAGGATCAGGTCGTGAACTACGGCCCGAACTTCAAGGACGCCAAGATCGGCCTGATCGTGCCGGAGTACGTCAAGGCCCAGACCATCGAAGACCTCAAGACCGATGATTCCTTCAAGAAGAAGATCACCGGGATCGATGCCGGCTCGGGCGTGATGCTCAAGACCGACCAGGCCATCAAGGACTACGGCCTTGACGGTTACAAGCTGCAGGCCAGCTCGGGAGCCGGGATGATTGCCGAGCTGACCCGTGCCGAGAAACGCAAGGAATCCATCGTGGTCACCGGCTGGGTGCCGCACTGGATGTTCGCCAAATGGAAACTGCGTTTTCTTGAAGACCCGAAAAGCGTGTACGGCGCTGCTGAAACCGTCGACAACGTTGCCAGCCTGAGCCTGGAGAAGAAAGCGCCTGACGTCGTTGCCTTCCTGAAAAAATTCCAGTGGGAATCCAAGGATGAAATCGGTGAAGTGATGCTGGCGATTCAGGATGGCGCCAAACCCGATGCCGCTGCGAAAGAGTGGGTGGCCAAGCACCCTGAGCGTGTAGCTGCATGGACTGCTAAATAA
- a CDS encoding DUF485 domain-containing protein, producing MNDSIYLSIQNSPRFKELVSKRERFAWILSAIMLGLYAAFILLIAYGPHILGAKISATSTITWGMPIGVGLIVSAFILTGVYVRRANSEFDELNNAILKEIQQ from the coding sequence ATGAACGACAGCATTTACCTCTCGATTCAAAACAGCCCGCGCTTCAAGGAGCTGGTTTCCAAAAGAGAGCGGTTCGCCTGGATTCTTTCGGCGATCATGCTCGGGCTCTATGCCGCATTCATTCTCTTGATTGCGTATGGGCCTCATATTCTGGGAGCCAAGATCAGTGCGACTTCAACCATTACGTGGGGCATGCCGATAGGGGTCGGCCTGATCGTCTCGGCATTCATTCTGACGGGGGTCTACGTACGCCGTGCCAACAGTGAGTTCGACGAGCTGAATAATGCAATTCTCAAGGAGATTCAGCAATGA
- a CDS encoding serine/threonine protein kinase — protein MLRFLRFATVLGGLCLSASALATNIDPATYGYPLTNPFEATIATTPPDMRPELPDDEDIDQDVYTLNLHPEREFILPDNFWAVKKLSYRLAKQDHAAPLIFLIAGTGAPYNSTLNEFLKKLYYGAGYHVVQLSSPTSYDFMSSASRFATPGISTEDAEDLYRVMQAIRAQQADLPVTEYYLTGYSLGALNAAFVSKLDETRRSFNFKKVLLLNPPVNLYTSISNLDKLVQTNVKGINDTTTFYELVLAKLTRYFRQRGYIDLNDALLYDFQQSKQHLTNEQMAMLIGTSFRFSSADIAFTSDLINRRGLITPPKFPITEGTSLTPFLKRAMQCDFDCYLTEQVIPMWRARTDGGSLLQLVDQVSLYALKDYLHTSTKISVMHNADDVILGSGDLGFLRKTFGDRLTVYPYGGHCGNINYRVNSDAMLEFFRG, from the coding sequence ATGCTCCGTTTTCTGCGCTTCGCTACCGTTTTAGGTGGCTTATGTTTGAGTGCGTCCGCTCTGGCGACCAACATTGATCCCGCCACCTATGGTTATCCGCTGACTAACCCGTTCGAAGCGACCATTGCGACCACTCCACCGGACATGCGCCCTGAACTGCCTGACGATGAAGATATCGATCAGGACGTCTACACGCTCAATCTGCACCCGGAACGCGAATTCATCCTGCCGGACAATTTCTGGGCCGTAAAAAAGCTGAGCTATCGCCTGGCCAAGCAAGACCATGCAGCACCGCTGATTTTCCTGATTGCCGGAACCGGCGCGCCTTATAACAGCACTCTCAATGAGTTCCTGAAGAAGCTGTATTACGGCGCGGGTTATCACGTCGTGCAGTTGTCATCGCCCACCAGCTACGACTTCATGAGTTCCGCCTCGCGTTTTGCCACGCCGGGGATCTCCACGGAAGATGCCGAAGACCTGTACCGGGTGATGCAAGCCATCCGTGCCCAGCAGGCAGACTTGCCGGTGACCGAGTATTACCTGACCGGTTACAGCCTCGGCGCACTCAATGCGGCCTTCGTCAGCAAGCTGGACGAAACCCGTCGCAGCTTCAACTTCAAGAAAGTCCTGCTGCTCAACCCGCCGGTCAACCTCTATACGTCCATCAGCAACCTGGACAAGCTGGTACAGACCAACGTCAAGGGTATCAACGACACCACCACCTTCTATGAACTGGTCCTGGCCAAGCTGACCCGCTACTTCCGCCAGAGAGGCTACATCGACCTCAACGATGCGTTGCTCTATGACTTCCAGCAGTCCAAGCAGCACCTGACCAATGAACAGATGGCGATGCTGATCGGCACCTCATTCCGTTTTTCGTCGGCCGACATTGCGTTCACTTCCGACCTGATCAACCGTCGCGGCCTGATCACCCCACCGAAGTTTCCGATTACCGAAGGCACCAGCCTGACGCCGTTCCTCAAGCGCGCCATGCAATGCGACTTCGACTGCTACCTGACAGAGCAAGTCATCCCCATGTGGCGTGCCCGCACCGATGGTGGCAGCCTGTTGCAACTCGTGGATCAGGTCAGCCTGTATGCACTCAAGGATTACCTGCACACCAGCACCAAGATCTCGGTCATGCATAACGCAGACGACGTGATTCTGGGCTCGGGTGACCTGGGCTTCCTGCGCAAGACTTTCGGTGATCGCCTGACCGTTTACCCATACGGTGGCCATTGCGGCAACATCAATTACCGCGTCAACAGTGACGCCATGCTGGAGTTCTTCCGTGGCTAA